Proteins from a genomic interval of Gopherus evgoodei ecotype Sinaloan lineage chromosome 7, rGopEvg1_v1.p, whole genome shotgun sequence:
- the PWWP2B gene encoding PWWP domain-containing protein 2B produces the protein MEEAEAKELQIGSWLPVLVEQMVNDTLVVTLSCGERRFTGILLDCTKKSGLFCLPPPSLPKQEEPPAAACTNWVPEDSQPVKGETESQFSSEKPLKGNHDEQVPPLLPPPSPGSVPPYPPYFEGAPFPPPLWLRHTYNQWVPQPPPRTIKRTKRRLSRNRDPGRLIMSTIRLRPRQVLCEKCKNTLNPEEANKARQNAKTRRKLSIQDKEQKKHSDSDYVEKRNKREKREGDKFSGELVHRTPVIKISYSTPQGKGEVVKIPSRIHGSVKRFCPQRILQNGREDQEVNRDSERYQETKCFMDKSASSQLASIPKLKLTRPVHSSADVPPPKIRLKPHRINDGQSVSIYKAELIDEINVLQSSRESNPAAFYTDESADRSLAELSSGSSGEDDDFKRFPQGKDGHDNLAFLMNYRKRKADSSSLSVCSNDSLDESKSSSSEVTSPEMCDFLPGDDASVSSSSKDERKIVPPLTFRLHTQSVSKCVTEDGRTVSVGDIVWGKIHGFPWWPARVLDINLSQKENGEPSWREAKVSWFGSPTTSFLSVSKLSPFSESFKLRFNRKKKGMYRKAITEAAKAVEHLTPEIRDLLTQFET, from the exons ATGGAGGAGGCTGAGGCGAAGGAGCTGCAGATCGGCTCCTGGCTACCCGTGCTGGTGGAGCAGATGGTGAACGACACATTGGTGGTCACCTTGAGCTGTGGGGAGAGGCGCTTCACTGGGATCCTCCTAGACTGCACTAAAAA GTCTGGGTTGTTCTGtcttccaccaccttcattgCCAAAGCAAGAGGAACCTCCTGCAGCTGCTTGCACTAATTGGGTTCCTGAAGACAGCCAGCCTGTGAAGGGTGAGACTGAGTCACAGTTTTCTAGTGAAAAACCTCTCAAAGGAAACCATGATGAACAGGTTCCTCCTCTTTTGCCACCTCCATCACCAGGCAGTGTTCCTCCTTACCCTCCCTATTTTGAGGGagctccatttcctcctcccttATGGTTAAGACACACATATAACCAATGGGTTCCTCAGCCACCACCAAGGACTATAAAGAGGACAAAAAGACGGTTGTCACGAAATAGAGACCCAGGAAGGCTCATCATGAGCACTATTAGACTGAGGCCCAGGCAAGTGCTCtgtgaaaaatgtaaaaacacTCTGAACCCAGAGGAAGCGAACAAGGCCAGGCAAAATGCTAAAACAAGGAGAAAGCTAAGCATTCAGGACAAGGAGCAAAAAAAGCACAGTGATTCTGATTATGTAGAGAAAAGGAATAAAAGAGAAAAGAGGGAGGGAGACAAATTTTCTGGGGAATTAGTGCATCGAACTCCAGTTATAAAAATATCCTACAGCACGCCACAAGGTAAAGGTGAAGTtgtgaaaattccttcccggaTTCATGGCTCTGTTAAACGGTTTTGTCCACAGCGGATATTGCAGAATGGAAGGGAGGACCAAGAGGTGAACAGAGATTCTGAACGATATCAGGAAACCAAATGTTTTATGGATAAGTCGGCAAGCAGCCAACTTGCTTCCATTCCAAAACTGAAATTAACTAGGCCTGTGCATTCCAGTGCAGATGTTCCACCTCCAAAAATCAGACTGAAACCTCATCGAATAAATGATGGTCAGAGTGTTTCCATTTATAAAGCAGAACTTATTGATGAGATAAATGTCCTTCAGAGTAGCAGGGAGTCCAATCCTGCTGCATTTTACACTGATGAATCTGCAGATAGAAGTTTAGCAGAGTTGTCTTCTGGGAGTTCAGGTGAAGATGATGACTTCAAAAGATTTCCCCAAGGTAAAGATGGACATGATAACTTGGCTTTTCTTATGAATTATCGTAAAAGGAAGGCAGATTCTTCTAGTTTATCAGTGTGTAGCAATGACAGTCTAGATGAATCCAAATCCTCTAGTTCAGAAGTAACATCACCAGAAATGTGTGACTTTTTACCTGGTGATGATGCATCTGTTTCTtcatcttcaaaagatgagcgTAAAATTGTGCCACCATTAACATTTAGACTACATACACAGAGTGTCTCTAAATGTGTCACTGAAGATGGAAGAACTGTTTCAGTGGGGGATATTGTTTGGGGTAAAATTCATGGTTTTCCATGGTGGCCGGCACGTGTTCTTGACATAAACCTTAGCCAGAAGGAAAATGGAGAACCTTCCTGGCGAGAAGCTAAAGTATCATGGTTTGGTTCTCCAACAACCTCATTCTTATCTGTTTCAAAACTCTCTCCTTTTTCTGAATCTTTCAAACTGAGATTTAATCGTAAGAAGAAAGGGATGTATCGGAAAGCTATAACAGAAGCTGCAAAGGCAGTAGAGCATCTGACCCCAGAAATAAGAGATCTCTTAACACAGTTTGAAACATAA